A region of Eschrichtius robustus isolate mEscRob2 chromosome 19, mEscRob2.pri, whole genome shotgun sequence DNA encodes the following proteins:
- the HERPUD1 gene encoding homocysteine-responsive endoplasmic reticulum-resident ubiquitin-like domain member 1 protein isoform X3, whose protein sequence is MEPEPVTLLVKSPNQRHRDLELSGDRSWSVSRLKAHLSRVYPERPRPEDQRLIYSGKLLLDHQCLRDLLPKQENRHVLHLVCSVKSPCKMPEASTKVAESIEQPAGLNQGQSPGDSSSDGLRQREVVRNPSPSGWENISRPEAVQPAFQGLGPGFSGYTTYGWLQLSWFQQIYARQYYMQYLAATAASRAFVPSPSAQEIPVVSAPAPAPIHNQFPAENQPANQNAAPQVVVNPGANQNLRMNAQGGPIVEEDDEINRDWLDWTYSAATFSVFLSILYFYSSLSRFLMVMGATVVMYLKTLILKLQTPTASLQTGT, encoded by the exons ATGGAGCCCGAGCCCGTCACGCTCCTGGTGAAGAGCCCCAACCAGCGCCACCGCGACTTGGAGCTGAGCGGCGACCGCAGCTGGAGCGTGAGCCGCCTCAAGGCCCATCTGAGCCGCGTCTACCCGGAGCGCCCG CGTCCAGAGGACCAGAGGTTAATTTATTCTGGGAAGCTGTTGTTGGATCACCAGTGTCTCAGGGACTTGCTTCCAAAG CAGGAAAACCGGCATGTTTTGCATCTGGTGTGCAGTGTGAAGAGTCCTTGCAAAATGCCAGAAGCCAGCACAAAG GTTGCTGAATCCATAGAGCAGCCCGCTGGTCTTAATCAGGGACAGTCTCCTGGGGATTCCTCAAGTGACGGTTTAAGGCAAAGGGAGGTTGTTCGGAACCCTTCTCCCTCTGGATGGGAGAATATCTCGAG GCCTGAAGCTGTCCAGCCGGCGTTCCAAGGCCTGGGGCCTGGTTTCTCAGGCTACACAACCTATGGGTGGCTGCAGCTCTCCTGGTTCCAGCAGATATATGCACGGCAGTACTACATGCAGTA CTTAGCAGCCACTGCTGCGTCAAGGGCTTTTGTCCCCTCGCCAAGTGCACAAGAGATACCTGTGGTCTCTGCGCCTGCTCCAGCCCCTATCCACAACCAGTTTCCAGCTGAAAACCAGCCCGCCAATCAGAATGCTGCTCCTCAAGTGGTTGTTAACCCTGGGGCCAATCAGAACTTGCGGATGAATGCACAGGGTGGCCCTATTGTGGAAGAAGATGATGAGATAAATCGAGATTGGTTGGATTGGACCTATTCAGCAGCTACGTTTTCCGTCTTTCTTAGTATCCTCTACTTCTACTCTTCCCTGAGCAGATTCCTCATGGTCATGGGGGCCACCGTTGTTATGTACCT GAAGACCCTGATCCTGAAATTGCAGACCCCAACCGCCTCCCTCCAGACAGGGACGTAG
- the HERPUD1 gene encoding homocysteine-responsive endoplasmic reticulum-resident ubiquitin-like domain member 1 protein isoform X1 gives MEPEPVTLLVKSPNQRHRDLELSGDRSWSVSRLKAHLSRVYPERPRPEDQRLIYSGKLLLDHQCLRDLLPKQENRHVLHLVCSVKSPCKMPEASTKVAESIEQPAGLNQGQSPGDSSSDGLRQREVVRNPSPSGWENISRPEAVQPAFQGLGPGFSGYTTYGWLQLSWFQQIYARQYYMQYLAATAASRAFVPSPSAQEIPVVSAPAPAPIHNQFPAENQPANQNAAPQVVVNPGANQNLRMNAQGGPIVEEDDEINRDWLDWTYSAATFSVFLSILYFYSSLSRFLMVMGATVVMYLHHVGWFPFRQRPVQNFPNDGPPQEAANQDPNNNFQEDPDPEIADPNRLPPDRDVVDDEQTSPSFMSTAWLVFKTFFASLLPEGPPAIAN, from the exons ATGGAGCCCGAGCCCGTCACGCTCCTGGTGAAGAGCCCCAACCAGCGCCACCGCGACTTGGAGCTGAGCGGCGACCGCAGCTGGAGCGTGAGCCGCCTCAAGGCCCATCTGAGCCGCGTCTACCCGGAGCGCCCG CGTCCAGAGGACCAGAGGTTAATTTATTCTGGGAAGCTGTTGTTGGATCACCAGTGTCTCAGGGACTTGCTTCCAAAG CAGGAAAACCGGCATGTTTTGCATCTGGTGTGCAGTGTGAAGAGTCCTTGCAAAATGCCAGAAGCCAGCACAAAG GTTGCTGAATCCATAGAGCAGCCCGCTGGTCTTAATCAGGGACAGTCTCCTGGGGATTCCTCAAGTGACGGTTTAAGGCAAAGGGAGGTTGTTCGGAACCCTTCTCCCTCTGGATGGGAGAATATCTCGAG GCCTGAAGCTGTCCAGCCGGCGTTCCAAGGCCTGGGGCCTGGTTTCTCAGGCTACACAACCTATGGGTGGCTGCAGCTCTCCTGGTTCCAGCAGATATATGCACGGCAGTACTACATGCAGTA CTTAGCAGCCACTGCTGCGTCAAGGGCTTTTGTCCCCTCGCCAAGTGCACAAGAGATACCTGTGGTCTCTGCGCCTGCTCCAGCCCCTATCCACAACCAGTTTCCAGCTGAAAACCAGCCCGCCAATCAGAATGCTGCTCCTCAAGTGGTTGTTAACCCTGGGGCCAATCAGAACTTGCGGATGAATGCACAGGGTGGCCCTATTGTGGAAGAAGATGATGAGATAAATCGAGATTGGTTGGATTGGACCTATTCAGCAGCTACGTTTTCCGTCTTTCTTAGTATCCTCTACTTCTACTCTTCCCTGAGCAGATTCCTCATGGTCATGGGGGCCACCGTTGTTATGTACCT GCATCATGTCGGGTGGTTTCCATTCCGACAGAGGCCAGTTCAGAACTTCCCGAATGATGGTCCTCCTCAGGAAGCTGCAAATCAGGACCCCAACAATAACTTCCAG GAAGACCCTGATCCTGAAATTGCAGACCCCAACCGCCTCCCTCCAGACAGGGACGTAGTGGATGACGAGCAGACCAGCCCTTCATTTATGAGCACAGCCTGGCTCGTCTTCAAGACTTTCTTTGCCTCTCTTCTTCCGGAAGGCCCCCCAGCCATAGCAAACTGA
- the HERPUD1 gene encoding homocysteine-responsive endoplasmic reticulum-resident ubiquitin-like domain member 1 protein isoform X2: MEPEPVTLLVKSPNQRHRDLELSGDRSWSVSRLKAHLSRVYPERPRPEDQRLIYSGKLLLDHQCLRDLLPKQENRHVLHLVCSVKSPCKMPEASTKVAESIEQPAGLNQGQSPGDSSSDGLRQREVVRNPSPSGWENISSLAATAASRAFVPSPSAQEIPVVSAPAPAPIHNQFPAENQPANQNAAPQVVVNPGANQNLRMNAQGGPIVEEDDEINRDWLDWTYSAATFSVFLSILYFYSSLSRFLMVMGATVVMYLHHVGWFPFRQRPVQNFPNDGPPQEAANQDPNNNFQEDPDPEIADPNRLPPDRDVVDDEQTSPSFMSTAWLVFKTFFASLLPEGPPAIAN, translated from the exons ATGGAGCCCGAGCCCGTCACGCTCCTGGTGAAGAGCCCCAACCAGCGCCACCGCGACTTGGAGCTGAGCGGCGACCGCAGCTGGAGCGTGAGCCGCCTCAAGGCCCATCTGAGCCGCGTCTACCCGGAGCGCCCG CGTCCAGAGGACCAGAGGTTAATTTATTCTGGGAAGCTGTTGTTGGATCACCAGTGTCTCAGGGACTTGCTTCCAAAG CAGGAAAACCGGCATGTTTTGCATCTGGTGTGCAGTGTGAAGAGTCCTTGCAAAATGCCAGAAGCCAGCACAAAG GTTGCTGAATCCATAGAGCAGCCCGCTGGTCTTAATCAGGGACAGTCTCCTGGGGATTCCTCAAGTGACGGTTTAAGGCAAAGGGAGGTTGTTCGGAACCCTTCTCCCTCTGGATGGGAGAATATCTCGAG CTTAGCAGCCACTGCTGCGTCAAGGGCTTTTGTCCCCTCGCCAAGTGCACAAGAGATACCTGTGGTCTCTGCGCCTGCTCCAGCCCCTATCCACAACCAGTTTCCAGCTGAAAACCAGCCCGCCAATCAGAATGCTGCTCCTCAAGTGGTTGTTAACCCTGGGGCCAATCAGAACTTGCGGATGAATGCACAGGGTGGCCCTATTGTGGAAGAAGATGATGAGATAAATCGAGATTGGTTGGATTGGACCTATTCAGCAGCTACGTTTTCCGTCTTTCTTAGTATCCTCTACTTCTACTCTTCCCTGAGCAGATTCCTCATGGTCATGGGGGCCACCGTTGTTATGTACCT GCATCATGTCGGGTGGTTTCCATTCCGACAGAGGCCAGTTCAGAACTTCCCGAATGATGGTCCTCCTCAGGAAGCTGCAAATCAGGACCCCAACAATAACTTCCAG GAAGACCCTGATCCTGAAATTGCAGACCCCAACCGCCTCCCTCCAGACAGGGACGTAGTGGATGACGAGCAGACCAGCCCTTCATTTATGAGCACAGCCTGGCTCGTCTTCAAGACTTTCTTTGCCTCTCTTCTTCCGGAAGGCCCCCCAGCCATAGCAAACTGA